CGCTGCCTGTGCCGGCATCGTGGGCAGGACCGAGCGGACGGACAGCACCGTTTCGATGCCTTCGCCGGCCATTGTCACCTCGCAGCCCATACCGAAACGAACGGCGCTCCCCAGGAGATCGCCCATCGCACGCCGGGGCGTCTCGATAGGCGCACGGCCAAGACGCGCCTCGCTGAAGCCGTCGGGATCGAGCCAGGTGCGGTGCGCGCCCGTCATGGTGCCGGCGGGGTCGGTGACGGCAGCGATCATTGCCGGCCAGGTCTCGGTCGGCGCGTTCTCGTCGGCCCGATAGTAGCAGTAGGGATGGAAGCGCAGGGCTCCGGTTTCGTGCAAAGCCGTAATGGCGCGATTGCGCAAATACGTTTCCACGAGCGTCCGCCCGATGGGCCTCGCCATGGCAAAGAGCCGCCGTGACGCTTCGGGCGATCCTGTCGGCACGGATGCCGGTCGCTGGCCACGATCACCGGGTTCGGGATCAGGATGCGGCATGGCCAGGAAGGTCCGGGCCTCGTCGGCGACGTCTTTGAAGTCGACGAGCCCGCAGCTTTCGCGGATGACGTCGAGAAGATCGCCATGCTCGCCGGTCGATGCGTCGGTCCATTTGCCCGCCGCACCCTTGCCGGTTTCCGGCCCGGTCAACCGGACGAACATCG
This genomic window from Caenibius tardaugens NBRC 16725 contains:
- a CDS encoding DUF7146 domain-containing protein, producing the protein MARLDASKLAIRLGRQAEAVCRRYLSSGHRAGRYWQVGDARNSPGRSMFVRLTGPETGKGAAGKWTDASTGEHGDLLDVIRESCGLVDFKDVADEARTFLAMPHPDPEPGDRGQRPASVPTGSPEASRRLFAMARPIGRTLVETYLRNRAITALHETGALRFHPYCYYRADENAPTETWPAMIAAVTDPAGTMTGAHRTWLDPDGFSEARLGRAPIETPRRAMGDLLGSAVRFGMGCEVTMAGEGIETVLSVRSVLPTMPAQAALSAAHLSAILFPLTLRRLYVARDNDPAGDRAMATLIERANGAGIETVVLTPRLGDFNEDLRLLGHDALAARLRDQIGSQDIARFMSLAA